The following are encoded together in the Serratia odorifera genome:
- the pqqD gene encoding pyrroloquinoline quinone biosynthesis peptide chaperone PqqD, with protein MSLRREQTPIFRRGYRLQWEEVQNSHVILYPEGMAKLNESAAMILQLVNGTSTLNQIIDQLNARFPGVPGLADDVLEFFQRAYEQKWVMFRD; from the coding sequence ATGAGTCTACGCCGAGAGCAAACGCCGATTTTCCGTCGCGGGTACCGCCTGCAATGGGAAGAGGTGCAAAACAGCCACGTTATTCTCTATCCTGAAGGTATGGCCAAACTGAACGAGAGTGCCGCCATGATCCTGCAACTGGTCAACGGTACATCGACGTTGAATCAGATTATCGACCAATTGAATGCGCGTTTCCCGGGCGTACCGGGACTGGCGGACGATGTGCTGGAATTCTTCCAACGCGCCTATGAACAAAAATGGGTGATGTTCCGTGACTGA
- the pqqA gene encoding pyrroloquinoline quinone precursor peptide PqqA: MTTWTKPEFVDLRLGLEVTLYISNR, encoded by the coding sequence ATGACTACCTGGACTAAACCCGAGTTCGTCGATCTGCGTCTGGGCCTGGAAGTGACGCTGTACATTTCCAACCGCTAA
- the pqqF gene encoding pyrroloquinoline quinone biosynthesis protein PqqF produces MQRQTASLRLANGLRVNLVSDPGDSRAAALMRIDAGSYHAAEDWPGLAHLLEHMLFRGSARFPDRQRLMSWIPAQGGRLNATTLATQTAYFFEIDAPRLADGLERLMDMLSAPLLAIDALAQEIGVIDAEYRLLCSDAASLCLAAQQHAFSGIEAMHRFHVGHREAFGDDMAALRRALRQFHTRYYQAGNMTLWLQGPQPLAALRAIAERLSANPVGQTVPPPLPSMALTADGDRRLILPGTPQLRFSFALTHPQASRRAWLRLLECLLTDEAPGSLLAWLRAQEYCDDVQLLHQRCGSDCLLLTLAFVINPDNAAGAERLEAALFAWLQQLPTLRRAQREHYCQLANQALLQQPPLEQLRAAACGLPLISDVDDWPHCIAALLAAPFSRLTVAADGEAPTCSVQGFTLRLATVATQQPPTSTERFGFFNGDLAIPSPTLPSRRVALRHIQPGDVEPVLLLRPAPQTPLDDLTAYRLQSALRPLAAELAHRQGHLALERIDGVWLLQLAGDPP; encoded by the coding sequence ATGCAGCGCCAGACCGCCTCGCTACGGCTTGCCAACGGGCTGCGTGTCAACCTGGTCAGCGATCCGGGCGACAGCCGTGCCGCAGCGCTGATGCGCATCGACGCGGGCAGTTACCACGCCGCGGAGGACTGGCCCGGTCTGGCTCACCTGCTGGAACACATGCTGTTTCGCGGTAGCGCGCGCTTCCCCGATCGGCAACGGCTGATGAGCTGGATACCGGCGCAGGGCGGCCGGCTGAACGCCACCACGCTCGCCACGCAAACCGCCTACTTTTTTGAAATTGATGCCCCCCGCCTGGCGGACGGGCTCGAGCGACTGATGGATATGCTGTCTGCCCCGCTGCTGGCGATCGACGCGTTGGCGCAGGAGATCGGGGTGATCGACGCCGAGTATCGCTTACTGTGCTCGGATGCCGCCAGCCTGTGCCTGGCGGCGCAGCAGCACGCGTTCAGCGGCATCGAGGCGATGCACCGTTTTCACGTTGGCCATCGTGAGGCATTTGGCGACGATATGGCGGCGCTGCGCCGCGCATTGCGCCAGTTCCATACGCGTTATTATCAGGCCGGCAATATGACGTTGTGGCTACAGGGGCCACAGCCGTTGGCAGCGTTGCGCGCCATCGCCGAACGGCTGAGTGCCAACCCGGTTGGCCAGACCGTCCCACCGCCGCTGCCCAGCATGGCATTAACCGCCGATGGCGACCGGCGACTTATCCTGCCGGGAACGCCACAGCTGCGTTTTAGCTTCGCCCTCACTCACCCGCAGGCAAGTCGACGTGCGTGGTTACGGCTGTTGGAATGCCTATTGACCGACGAAGCGCCGGGCAGTTTGCTGGCCTGGTTACGCGCGCAAGAATACTGCGACGATGTGCAATTACTGCATCAACGCTGTGGCAGCGACTGCCTGTTGCTGACGCTGGCATTTGTCATCAACCCCGATAACGCAGCGGGTGCAGAGCGGCTGGAAGCGGCGCTGTTTGCCTGGTTGCAACAGCTGCCGACGTTGCGCCGGGCACAGCGTGAACACTACTGCCAACTGGCCAATCAGGCGTTGTTGCAACAGCCGCCGCTCGAACAGCTGCGTGCCGCCGCCTGTGGTTTGCCGTTGATAAGCGACGTTGACGACTGGCCGCACTGCATCGCCGCACTGTTGGCCGCCCCATTCAGCCGCCTGACGGTTGCTGCAGACGGTGAGGCGCCGACCTGCTCGGTACAGGGATTTACGTTGCGTCTGGCAACGGTGGCGACACAGCAGCCCCCTACGTCGACCGAGCGCTTTGGCTTTTTTAACGGTGACCTCGCGATACCCAGCCCAACGTTGCCGTCACGCCGCGTTGCGTTACGACACATTCAGCCTGGCGATGTCGAACCGGTGCTGCTGCTGCGCCCGGCGCCGCAAACGCCGCTCGACGATCTGACCGCCTACCGGCTACAGTCGGCATTACGTCCGCTGGCTGCCGAGCTGGCGCATCGCCAGGGGCATTTGGCGCTGGAGCGAATCGATGGCGTTTGGTTGTTGCAACTTGCCGGCGATCCCCCTTGA
- the pqqB gene encoding pyrroloquinoline quinone biosynthesis protein PqqB — MQIKVLGSAAGGGFPQWNCNCKNCQGVRNNTIKTSARTQSSIAISDDGKNWVLCNASPDICHQLRASPELNNPEVLRGTGIGAIILTDSQIDHSAGLLNLREGCPHQVWCTREVHDDLSTGFPVFPMLSHWNGGLIHRPIEPLEAFQVAVCATLRFTAIPLLSNAPPYSLYRHRPLPGHNVALFIEDIARGSSLLYAPGLGEPDEQLLPWLKRADCLLIDGTLWRDNELANTGVGRNTGKDMGHLALGEDQGLAALLTTLPAKRKILIHINNTNPILDEDSAERHSLTQAGIEVSWDGMNIEL, encoded by the coding sequence ATGCAGATAAAAGTTCTCGGCTCTGCGGCTGGCGGCGGTTTTCCTCAATGGAATTGCAACTGCAAAAACTGTCAGGGCGTGCGTAACAACACCATCAAAACCTCCGCGCGTACCCAATCGTCGATTGCCATCAGCGATGACGGAAAAAATTGGGTGCTGTGCAACGCATCGCCGGACATTTGCCATCAGCTGCGCGCCTCGCCTGAATTGAATAACCCCGAAGTACTGCGTGGTACCGGCATCGGCGCGATCATTCTCACCGATAGCCAGATTGACCACAGCGCGGGTTTACTCAATTTGCGTGAAGGGTGTCCGCATCAGGTGTGGTGCACCCGCGAAGTCCATGACGATCTGAGTACCGGCTTCCCGGTGTTCCCGATGCTGTCCCATTGGAACGGCGGCCTGATCCACCGGCCGATTGAGCCGTTGGAGGCCTTTCAGGTTGCGGTGTGCGCGACGCTGCGCTTTACCGCCATCCCGCTGTTGAGCAATGCGCCACCCTATTCTCTCTACCGCCATCGCCCGCTGCCGGGGCACAACGTGGCGCTGTTCATCGAAGACATCGCACGCGGCAGCAGCCTGCTGTATGCGCCAGGTCTCGGCGAGCCGGACGAGCAGCTACTGCCCTGGCTGAAACGGGCGGACTGCCTGCTGATTGACGGTACGCTGTGGCGCGATAACGAGCTGGCGAATACCGGCGTCGGCCGCAATACCGGTAAAGACATGGGGCATCTGGCACTGGGCGAGGATCAGGGATTGGCCGCGCTGCTCACCACCTTGCCGGCAAAGCGCAAGATCCTGATTCACATCAATAATACCAATCCTATCCTGGACGAAGACTCTGCGGAGCGTCACAGCCTGACGCAAGCCGGCATTGAAGTGAGCTGGGATGGGATGAACATCGAACTGTAG
- the pqqC gene encoding pyrroloquinoline-quinone synthase PqqC has product MTIQHPLSPQEFEAALRAKGAYYHIHHPYHIAMHNGEATREQIQGWVANRFYYQTSIPIKDAAIMANCPQPETRRKWVQRILDHDGYNGSEGGIEAWLRLGEAVGLPRETVLSEELVLPGVRFAVDAYVNFARRACWQEAACSSLTELFAPQIHQSRLDSWPQHYPWIDAEGYDYFRSRLGQANRDVEHGLALALEYCDTVEKQQRMLEILQFKLDILWSLLDAMSMAYTLHRPPYHSVTAARVWHNQRLV; this is encoded by the coding sequence ATGACAATACAACACCCGCTGTCCCCGCAGGAGTTTGAAGCGGCGCTGCGTGCCAAAGGCGCGTATTACCATATCCATCATCCGTATCACATTGCCATGCATAACGGCGAGGCGACGCGCGAACAGATCCAGGGCTGGGTCGCCAACCGTTTCTATTACCAGACCAGCATCCCGATCAAGGACGCGGCGATCATGGCCAACTGCCCACAGCCGGAAACCCGGCGCAAATGGGTGCAGCGCATTCTTGACCATGACGGTTACAACGGCAGCGAGGGCGGTATCGAAGCCTGGCTGCGTCTTGGCGAAGCCGTAGGCCTGCCGCGAGAAACCGTGCTTTCCGAAGAGCTGGTGTTGCCAGGCGTGCGCTTCGCGGTTGACGCTTACGTCAACTTTGCCCGTCGCGCCTGCTGGCAGGAGGCGGCATGCAGCTCGCTGACCGAACTGTTCGCGCCGCAAATCCACCAATCGCGTCTCGACAGCTGGCCACAGCATTATCCGTGGATCGATGCCGAAGGTTATGACTACTTCCGCAGCCGTCTCGGCCAGGCCAACCGCGACGTGGAGCACGGGCTGGCGCTGGCGCTGGAATATTGCGATACGGTCGAAAAGCAGCAGCGCATGTTGGAGATCCTGCAGTTCAAACTGGACATTCTGTGGAGCCTGCTCGATGCCATGAGCATGGCCTATACCCTGCACCGCCCGCCTTATCATAGCGTGACCGCCGCGCGGGTGTGGCATAACCAGAGGCTGGTGTGA
- the pqqE gene encoding pyrroloquinoline quinone biosynthesis protein PqqE gives MTDTTTTPAVNPPLWLLAELTYRCPLQCPYCSNPLDFAAQEKELTTEQWINVFRQARAMGSVQLGFSGGEPLVRKDLPELIAAARDLGFYTNLITSGIGLTEKKLQTFADAGLDHIQISFQASDETLNAALAGSAKAFQQKLAMAKAVKALGYPMVLNFVLHRHNIDQIDRIIELAIQLEADDVELATCQFYGWAHLNREGLLPTREQIARAEQVVQRYREKMADSGNLANLLFVTPDYYEERPKGCMGGWGAIFLSVTPEGMALPCHSARQLPVKFPSVLEQDLAHIWYHSFGFNRYRGYDWMPEPCRSCPEKEQDYGGCRCQAFMLTGDADNADPVCSKSAHHGTILAAREEANRSQIGIDGLRFRNRANSQLIFKG, from the coding sequence GTGACTGATACCACCACCACACCGGCGGTCAATCCGCCGCTCTGGCTGCTGGCGGAGCTGACGTACCGCTGTCCGCTGCAATGCCCCTATTGCTCCAACCCGCTCGACTTCGCCGCGCAGGAAAAAGAGCTGACCACCGAACAGTGGATCAACGTTTTTCGTCAGGCGCGGGCGATGGGCAGCGTTCAGCTCGGTTTTTCCGGCGGCGAGCCGTTGGTGCGCAAGGATCTGCCTGAGCTGATCGCTGCCGCACGCGATCTTGGTTTTTACACCAACCTGATCACCTCGGGCATTGGTTTGACCGAGAAGAAGCTGCAAACCTTTGCCGACGCCGGCCTGGATCATATCCAAATCAGTTTCCAGGCCAGCGATGAAACGCTGAACGCCGCGCTGGCAGGCTCAGCCAAAGCCTTCCAGCAGAAACTGGCGATGGCCAAGGCGGTCAAGGCGCTGGGCTATCCGATGGTGCTCAACTTTGTGCTGCATCGGCACAATATCGATCAGATCGACCGGATTATCGAACTGGCTATTCAGTTGGAGGCTGACGACGTCGAGTTGGCCACCTGCCAGTTTTATGGCTGGGCGCATCTCAACCGTGAGGGACTGCTGCCAACCCGCGAGCAAATCGCCCGGGCGGAACAGGTGGTGCAGCGCTACCGCGAAAAAATGGCCGACAGCGGCAATCTGGCCAACCTGTTGTTCGTCACCCCCGACTATTACGAAGAGCGCCCCAAGGGCTGCATGGGTGGCTGGGGGGCGATTTTCCTCAGCGTTACCCCGGAAGGCATGGCGTTACCCTGTCACAGCGCCCGGCAGTTACCGGTCAAGTTCCCGTCGGTGCTGGAACAGGATCTGGCGCATATCTGGTATCACTCTTTCGGTTTTAACCGCTATCGCGGCTATGACTGGATGCCTGAGCCGTGCCGCTCCTGTCCCGAAAAAGAGCAAGATTACGGTGGCTGCCGCTGTCAGGCGTTTATGCTGACCGGCGACGCCGACAACGCCGATCCGGTTTGTTCCAAGTCAGCGCACCATGGCACCATCCTGGCTGCGCGCGAAGAAGCCAACCGCAGTCAGATCGGCATCGATGGGCTGCGCTTTCGCAACCGTGCCAACTCCCAGTTGATTTTCAAAGGCTGA
- a CDS encoding dipeptidase, with amino-acid sequence MTDLAPLAVFDGHNDLLLTLWLKHADDPAAAFFSSVEQGHLDFARMKRGGFCGGLFAVFIPPVSHVAQMRNQSEAEVLASYDPQAITEAQIAILFQLEQTSNGQLKICRSVADIEQCRRNQQIAAVLHIEGAGALDAELTQLDRYYALGVRSIGPFWNRPNVFGEGIRGAFPGSPDSGPGMTPAGKALIAACNRRRMMIDVSHMNEKAFWETAALSSAPLVATHSNAHALCPQPRNLTNAQLSAIAASGGFVGVNFGTAFLRADGKRDSATTDLTEIVKHIEFLVAKLGEDHVGFGSDFDGVNVPQSLGDVSGLPSLLQALAQAGFTPAQVEKLAWRNWLAVLSTTWGA; translated from the coding sequence ATGACAGATTTAGCTCCCCTAGCTGTTTTTGACGGCCACAACGACCTGCTGCTCACGCTGTGGCTCAAGCATGCCGATGACCCCGCCGCGGCGTTCTTTTCCTCGGTGGAACAGGGTCATCTGGACTTTGCACGCATGAAGCGCGGCGGTTTCTGCGGCGGGCTGTTTGCGGTGTTCATCCCGCCGGTAAGCCATGTTGCCCAGATGCGTAACCAGAGTGAAGCCGAGGTGCTGGCCAGTTACGATCCGCAGGCAATTACCGAAGCGCAAATCGCCATCCTGTTTCAGTTGGAGCAGACGTCCAACGGCCAGCTGAAGATCTGCCGCAGCGTGGCGGACATTGAACAATGCCGACGCAATCAGCAGATCGCGGCGGTATTGCATATTGAAGGCGCCGGCGCGCTGGACGCCGAACTGACGCAGCTGGATCGCTATTATGCGCTGGGTGTGCGTAGTATCGGGCCGTTCTGGAATCGGCCAAACGTGTTTGGTGAAGGCATCCGCGGCGCCTTCCCGGGTTCACCAGACAGCGGACCCGGCATGACGCCGGCCGGCAAGGCGCTGATCGCGGCCTGTAACCGTCGCCGCATGATGATTGACGTTTCGCACATGAACGAAAAAGCGTTCTGGGAAACGGCGGCGTTGAGTAGCGCACCGTTGGTAGCAACGCATTCCAACGCGCACGCGCTGTGCCCGCAGCCGCGCAACCTGACCAATGCGCAACTGTCGGCCATCGCCGCCAGCGGCGGTTTTGTCGGGGTGAATTTTGGCACCGCGTTCCTGCGTGCCGACGGTAAACGCGACAGCGCCACTACCGATTTAACAGAAATTGTTAAACATATTGAATTTTTAGTCGCTAAACTTGGAGAAGATCACGTGGGATTCGGCTCCGATTTTGACGGCGTCAATGTCCCACAGTCGCTGGGGGATGTGAGCGGACTGCCTTCATTGCTACAGGCATTGGCGCAGGCCGGCTTTACCCCGGCGCAGGTGGAAAAGCTGGCATGGCGCAATTGGCTGGCGGTGTTATCCACCACCTGGGGCGCATAG